The DNA region AGATGGGGACTAATCGCTGTTTGCTGCCTTTTCCTTCTACCTTAATGAAACCTTCATCGAAATAGAGCTCGGACAGCTTCAGACTACAAAGTTCCGAGACGCGCAGTCCGCAGCTGTATAGAGTTTCCAGAATGGCTCGGTTGCGCTGGCCTTCCTTTTTACTCATGTCTACAGTAGCTATGATGGTGTCTATTTCTTCTACGGTCAGTACCTCCGGCAGTTTAAAACCTATTTTAGGACCTTCGAGCAGTTCACTGGGATCATCTTCCCGATAGTCTGCCATAATCAGGAAGTGGAAGAATGATTTTATTCCGGACATGATGCGTGCCTGGGAGCGGGGATGGATGCCGATGTCATGCAAGCCAGCGGCGAAACGTTGCAAGTCGTCCAGAGTGACTGACAGCATATCGATATTCTCTGCTTTCAAAAAGCGCAGCAATTTATCAAGATCGGTCAGATAGGCATCAAGCGTATTGGCGGAAAGTGCTTTTTCTAACTTTAGATACTGCGGATACTTCCTGATAATCAGTGCTTCTTTCTCCTTATTTATTGTTTTTTCGTCTAATTTCATTTCTTTTTTCTACCTTTGCACCGTGAAAATAGGCAGTAACCCGGCGGAATAATGCGAATTTGTTTCCGCTTTCAGTCTGCACTATCTTTACAGCTTGATTTTAACGTTTCTCAGACGTATCTGAGCCGTACTTCCTCCGTACCAGCTCCGTATCTATAGGCTTGGACTTGCTACGGAGCTGCTACGGACCTGACACGGAGTTCGTATGGAGTTGATACGGACCTCGTACGGAGTTGATACTTTCGGGAGACAAAGGTATAAAAAATTGTGTTATGAGGATACAAATAATTAACGGCCCGAATATCAATCTATTGGGTAAGCGTGAACCTTCCATTTACGGCAGTGTTACTTTTGAGGATTACCTTGCTGAACTTCGTGAGAAGTACGCTGATGTGCAAATAGACTATTTCCAGTCAAACATTGAGGGAGAGTTGATAGACAAAATCCAGCAAACCGGTTTTGAGGTGGATGGAATCATCCTGAACGCAGGTGCCTACACCCATACCTCTATTGCTTTGCAGGATGCCATCCGTTCAGTGACTTCTCCGGTTATTGAGGTGCATATTTCCAATGTACATGCCCGTGAGGCTTTCCGGCATGTGTCTATGATTGCCTGTGCCTGTAAAGGTGTGATTTGCGGTTTCGGCTTGAACTCCTACCGCCTGGCGCTCGAAGCGTTGGCCGGTAATTCGTAATTTGTAATTAAATAAAATAGGTATAAGATTATGTTATTGAAACAGACTAAAATCGTTGCAACCATTTCAGATAAGCGTTGTGACGTTGATTTTATAAAAGGCTTGTTTGAAGCCGGTATGAACGTGGTGCGTATGAACACGGCGCATCTTGGGTATGACGGCCTTGAGAAGTTGATAAATAATGTTCGTACGGTGTCCAACCGCATTGCTATCCTGATGGATACAAAAGGTCCGGAAGTCCGCACCACTATTAGTGAAGAACCTATACCTTATAAAACGGGAGACAGGGTGAAAGTGGTAGGCAATCCCGATATTCCCACTACCCGTGAGTGCATCTCTGTCTCTTATCCTAATTTTGTGCACGATGTGTCGGTAGGCGTCCACATTCTTATCGACGATGGCGATCTGGAAATGATAGTTGTAGATAAGACTCCTGAATATTTGCTGTGTGAGGTGCAGAATGAAGCTACGCTGGGAAGCCGTAAGAGTGTCAATGTACCGGGTGTACGCATCAACCTTCCTTCTCTGACAGAGAAAGACCGCAATAACATCCTTTATGCCATTGAGAAAGACATCGACTTTATCGCTCACTCTTTTGTGCGTAATAAACAGGATGTGCTGGATATAAAGGAAATTCTGGATGCTCATAACAGTGATATCCGTATCGTAGCCAAGATAGAGAATCAGGAAGGCGTTGATAACATTGATGAAATCCTGGAAGTGGCTGACGGTGTGATGGTGGCTCGTGGTGACCTCGGTATCGAAGTCCCCCAAGAACGTATTCCGGGTATTCAGCGTTTGCTGATTCGTAAATGTATCCTGGCAAAGAAACCGGTAATTGTGGCTACGCAGATGCTTCATACAATGATTACCAATCCGCGTCCTACCCGTGCAGAGGTAACAGAT from Bacteroides sp. MSB163 includes:
- the xerD gene encoding site-specific tyrosine recombinase XerD, producing MKLDEKTINKEKEALIIRKYPQYLKLEKALSANTLDAYLTDLDKLLRFLKAENIDMLSVTLDDLQRFAAGLHDIGIHPRSQARIMSGIKSFFHFLIMADYREDDPSELLEGPKIGFKLPEVLTVEEIDTIIATVDMSKKEGQRNRAILETLYSCGLRVSELCSLKLSELYFDEGFIKVEGKGSKQRLVPISPRAIKEIKYWLLDRNVGKIKKGFEDYVFLARWGNSISRIMVFHLIKELAEKAGITKNISPHTFRHSFATHLLEGGANLRAIQCMLGHESIATTEIYTHIDRNMLRSEIIEHHPRNIKYRKETGFH
- the aroQ gene encoding type II 3-dehydroquinate dehydratase, with product MRIQIINGPNINLLGKREPSIYGSVTFEDYLAELREKYADVQIDYFQSNIEGELIDKIQQTGFEVDGIILNAGAYTHTSIALQDAIRSVTSPVIEVHISNVHAREAFRHVSMIACACKGVICGFGLNSYRLALEALAGNS
- the pyk gene encoding pyruvate kinase, translated to MLLKQTKIVATISDKRCDVDFIKGLFEAGMNVVRMNTAHLGYDGLEKLINNVRTVSNRIAILMDTKGPEVRTTISEEPIPYKTGDRVKVVGNPDIPTTRECISVSYPNFVHDVSVGVHILIDDGDLEMIVVDKTPEYLLCEVQNEATLGSRKSVNVPGVRINLPSLTEKDRNNILYAIEKDIDFIAHSFVRNKQDVLDIKEILDAHNSDIRIVAKIENQEGVDNIDEILEVADGVMVARGDLGIEVPQERIPGIQRLLIRKCILAKKPVIVATQMLHTMITNPRPTRAEVTDIANAIYYRTDALMLSGETAYGKYPLDAVKTMTKVAAQAEKDKLADNDIRIPLDENSNDVTAFLAKQAVKATSKLKIRAIITDSYSGRTARNLAAFRGKYPVLAICYKEKTMRHLALSYGVEAIYMPELANGQEYYFAALRRLLKEGRLSETDMVGYLSSGKAGTHTSFLEINIVGDALKYSGESVLPNKNRYL